One region of Ornithinibacter aureus genomic DNA includes:
- a CDS encoding response regulator transcription factor has product MTVTVGVVDDSDIMRKGLLALLGTDPGLEVVGQAGDGDEALALVRASRPDVLLLDVRMPRRDGLSIVSEIARQTRVLMLTFTDDDASIHRAMSDGAAGYLVHGTFDAESLAHMVRATASGAAPVSDVAMRAIQRGPVAVVPEPAGDLGLSARQVEVMDLIAQGRSNSDIAKHLFLAEKTVKNHINQIFAALGVSTRAEAIVRWLGR; this is encoded by the coding sequence ATGACGGTCACCGTCGGTGTCGTCGACGACAGCGACATCATGCGCAAGGGCCTGCTCGCCCTGCTCGGCACCGATCCCGGGCTCGAGGTCGTCGGGCAGGCAGGCGACGGGGACGAGGCCCTGGCTCTGGTGCGTGCGTCCCGCCCGGACGTGCTCCTGCTCGACGTGCGGATGCCGCGTCGTGACGGCCTGTCCATCGTCAGCGAGATCGCGAGGCAGACCAGGGTGCTCATGCTGACGTTCACGGATGACGACGCCAGCATCCACCGGGCGATGTCCGACGGCGCGGCCGGCTACCTGGTCCACGGGACGTTCGACGCCGAGTCGCTCGCGCACATGGTGCGGGCGACCGCGAGTGGTGCGGCTCCCGTCTCCGACGTCGCGATGCGAGCGATCCAGCGCGGCCCCGTCGCCGTGGTGCCCGAGCCCGCAGGGGATCTCGGCCTGAGCGCCCGCCAGGTCGAGGTGATGGACCTCATCGCGCAGGGCCGGTCCAACTCCGACATCGCGAAGCACCTGTTCCTCGCGGAGAAGACGGTGAAGAACCACATCAACCAGATCTTCGCCGCGCTGGGAGTCAGCACCAGGGCCGAGGCCATCGTCCGGTGGCTCGGTCGATGA
- a CDS encoding sensor histidine kinase: protein MDRPGHAGVAMPLRQLTQVTLLARLVGLATGLLVLSGTRVSLATSIGFLVVGFTSFYGLMNTSVLDLARRHPLIAMADALLLAGIVAVNGIDSPLLLAALTTALLLGLWLEPVSGAIVMISLVSCYVGAALLGADGSAPAFTSWVTIPFVYVTLWLLGLTMRRSVESEARAQLTLRDAVTTAAATEERTKVARELHDNLAKSLQGIAMTATALPLQLERHPERAAESALSIREMAATAVHQVRGVMVDLRAKTSEGTLSEAASQVVLGWAARTGRNPQLLIDDVDAAEEATRYELLSVLGESLDNVHRHAGPCEVTVELHEDQGFLSLTVRDTGSGFEPATLSAAQAAGHHGVDGMQERMARVGGWCTVTGQPGRGTLVECRVPVLHRVER from the coding sequence GGCCATGCCGCTGCGACAGCTCACCCAGGTGACGCTGCTCGCGCGGCTCGTCGGGCTGGCCACGGGCCTCCTGGTACTCAGCGGGACGCGGGTGTCGCTCGCGACGTCCATCGGCTTCCTCGTCGTGGGATTCACGAGCTTCTACGGGCTGATGAACACCTCCGTGCTCGACCTCGCCCGCAGGCACCCGCTCATCGCCATGGCCGATGCGCTGCTCCTTGCAGGCATCGTCGCGGTGAACGGGATCGACAGCCCCCTGCTGCTGGCAGCCCTCACCACGGCGCTGCTCCTCGGGCTGTGGCTCGAACCCGTCAGCGGCGCGATCGTGATGATCAGCCTCGTGTCCTGCTACGTCGGTGCGGCCCTGCTTGGTGCCGACGGTTCGGCCCCGGCCTTCACCTCCTGGGTGACGATCCCCTTCGTCTACGTCACGCTGTGGTTGCTCGGCCTGACGATGCGCCGTTCCGTGGAGTCCGAGGCGCGCGCCCAGCTGACGCTGCGGGATGCCGTGACCACCGCGGCCGCCACCGAGGAACGCACCAAGGTCGCCCGCGAGCTCCACGACAACCTCGCGAAGTCGCTGCAGGGCATCGCCATGACCGCGACGGCGCTTCCCCTGCAACTCGAACGGCATCCGGAAAGGGCCGCCGAGTCGGCCCTCTCCATCAGGGAGATGGCAGCGACGGCGGTCCACCAGGTGCGTGGCGTCATGGTCGACCTGCGCGCCAAGACCTCGGAGGGCACCTTGTCCGAGGCGGCGTCCCAGGTGGTCCTGGGCTGGGCGGCGCGCACAGGGCGGAACCCGCAGCTGCTGATCGACGACGTCGACGCGGCCGAGGAGGCGACGCGCTACGAGCTGCTGTCGGTGCTGGGGGAGTCCCTGGACAACGTGCACCGCCACGCTGGTCCCTGCGAGGTGACGGTCGAGCTCCACGAGGACCAGGGCTTCCTCTCGCTGACGGTCCGCGACACCGGATCGGGCTTCGAGCCCGCCACCCTCAGCGCCGCCCAGGCGGCCGGACACCATGGAGTTGACGGGATGCAGGAACGGATGGCGCGCGTGGGGGGCTGGTGCACGGTCACCGGGCAGCCGGGGCGCGGAACGCTCGTGGAGTGCCGGGTGCCGGTGCTGCACCGGGTGGAGCGATGA